Below is a window of Bacteroidia bacterium DNA.
CCCCCCCCCCCCCCCCCCCACGCCGACCTTGCCCACACAAGCGCAAGCGAAGTGTGGGCAAGGGCACGCCCAAAAAATAAATCTTCAAAAGCAATAAAAAAACAACTTTTACACACTTTACCCAAAATAAAATAAGGTTAAGTTTGTATGAGATAATTTTTTTCGTACTTTTGGCACATATTGAAATAAACCATTATGACAAAAGTATCCATAATTGGTGCAGGTAACGTAGGCGCTACCTGCGCTAACGTCATAGCCCATAAAGAACTATGCAAAGAAATAGTCCTTTTAGACATTAAGGAAGGTATTGCAGAAGGTAAAGCTTTAGACATGTGGCAACAAGCCCCTATTGATTACTACGACACATATTGCATCGGATGCACAAATGATTACACTAAGACCGCAAATTCAGATGTAGTAGTTATTACTTCTGGAGTACCTCGAAAACCTGGAATGTCTCGCGATGATTTAATCTCTGTCAATGCGGACATTGTAAAAAGTGTTACCGAAAATGTGGTAAAATACTCCCCTAACGCAATTATCATCATGGTGTCCAATCCTTTGGACGTAATGACTTACCACGCTTACAAAGTATCAGGCTTTCCTGCTCATAGAGTGTTAGGTATGGCAGGGATATTAGACACAGCTCGTTACAGAGCTTTTATCGCCGAAGCTTTGAATATTAGTCCAAAGGACATTCAGGCTGTTTTAATGGGAGGACACGGCGACACTATGGTACCTTTACCTCGGTACACTACTGTGTCTGGTATTCCTTTAACTGAACTACTACCACAAGATAAAATTGATGCTATCGTAGAGCGCACTAAATTCGGTGGGGGTGAGTTAGTAAAATTGATGGGTACGTCAGCTTGGTATGCCCCAGGCGCTGCTGCTGCCCAAATGGTTGAAGCTATTCTACGCGACCAAAGGCGCATATTCCCTTGCTGTGTATATCTGCAAGGTCAGTATGGACTAAATGATATCTACGTGGGTGTACCTGCTATTCTAGGCAAAAATGGGGTAGAACAAATTATTGAATTACAACTTACTGAAAGCGAAAAAGCACTGCTTCATGCATCTGCTAAAGCTGTAAAAGAGCAGTGCGAAGTTTTAGATAAACTATCTGCGGTAAAAGGATAAAAATTGACTTATACCATGAAAGGGGGAGCTAAGCTCCCTTTTTTAATTTAGCCAACTTTGAACTTGTCTGCGTGTTTGTTCATCAGTGTTGAATAAGTCTTCTGCACTCGGATGCGGAATGTGGGGAATGTCGGACATAGCTTGTGCTATGAGTTCAGGAATTTGTAAAAAGCTTATTTTTTTATGTAGAAAAGCATTCACGGCGACTTCATTTGCAGCATTAAGCACACAAGGAGCAGTTCCCCCTGTTTTAAGGGCTTGTATAGCCAAAGATAGACAAGAAAAAGTTTCTGTATCAGGGCTTTCAAAAGTCAGGTTGGGATATTGAAAAAAATTAAACCGAGTAAAATTATTGTACCATCTTTGGGGATACGAAAGCGCGTACTGTATTGGCAATTTCATGTCAGGTAAACCCATTTGTGCTTTCATGCTTCCATCTTTGAACTGCACAATAGAATGGATAATTGATTGTGGATGTACTATTACGTCTATTTGTTCAGGTGATAGGTCAAATAGCCATTTAGCTTCAATGACCTCTAGCCCTTTATTCATTAAAGTAGCCGAGTCTATTGTAATTTTGGCACCCATAGACCAATTAGGGTGTTTGAGTGCTTGCTGGGGCGTAACGTGAGTCAAATCTTTTTTCTTTTTTCCCCTAAAAGGTCCGCCTGATGCAGTGAGATAAATTTTTTCTATGTTATTGCGCGGCTCACCTACTAAGCATTGAAAAATAGCAGAGTGTTCAGAGTCCACAGGAATTAAGTCTACTTGATACGCTTGACAAAGTTTTGTGATGAGTTCACCTGCCACTACCAAAGTCTCCTTATTAGCTAAGGCGATTGCTTTTTTGTGGCGTATAGCTTGCATAGTAGGTTCTAATCCTGCAAAACCGACTAAGGCAGTCAAAACAATATCTACACTCTCTAACGTAACTACATCTTTTAATCCTTTTTTCCCAGCTATAACCTGTATAGGTAGTTTTCGAAGAGCTTGTTTTACAATTTCGTAGTGTGCATCGTTAATGACAACATATTCAGGCAGAAAGGTTTTAGCTTGTTCAATAAGAAGGGCATAATTATTACCTGCCGTCAATACAACCGCTTTTAGTTTATCGGGATGCTGTTGAATTACTTGTAAAGCTTGTGTTCCAATAGAACCTGTTGAACCTAGAATAGCTACTCGTTTCAAGGCTAATTAAAATTTTAGAAAGTAAACACTGACGAATAGATAGGGTTTCTTTCAAGTGGTAAATTTATGCAGGGGAAGGAATTTAGTGCTGTTTAAAGCAATCTGCTTTATATGGTTCGGTTAATATCAAAATTTTCTAAATAGTCTGCGACGCGCTTTAAGAAAGAACCGCCGAGAGCCCCATCTACTACTCTGTGGTCATAACTCAAAGACAAGAACATCATTTGCCGAATACCAATCATATCACCTTGTGGAGTTTCAATTACTACAGGTTTTTTCTTTATAGCACCTGTGGCTAATATGGCTACTTGGGGCTGGTTGATAATTGGAGTTCCCATTAAGCTGCCAAATGTTCCCACATTAGTTAGAGTGAATGTGCCGCCTGCTAAGTCATCAGGAGTTAGTTTGTTCTTTCTACCGCGTTCGGCAAGGTCATTTACAGCTTTTGCTAAGCCTACTAAACTTTTTTCATCTGCGTTTTTAATAACAGGAACAATTAATCCTCCTGTGCCATGCTCACCGATAGCTACTGCCATACCAATGTTTATGTCTTTTTTAACGATAATTTTATCACCATCTACGGATACGTTGATTAAGGGAAAGTCTTTAATAGCTCTGGCAATAGCTTCAATAAATATGGGTGTAAAAGTAAGTTTTTGACCTTCTCTTTTTTCAAAAGTATTTTTTACTTTATCTCGCCATAGGACAATGTTAGTTACGTCCACCTCAATGAATGAAGTTACATGGGGAGAGGTTTGCTTGCTTCTTACCATGTGTTCTGCAATCATTTTGCGCATTCTATCCATTTCAATAATTTCTACATTACCTGAAATGGATTTAGCGGTACTAGTGTAGCTTGTGTTGAGAGTGGCGGTTTGAGGTTTATTTTCAACAGAGGGCGTAGGTGTTTGTGTGGTAGTAGCCGCAGCAGCAGTAACTTTTCCCTCTTTTTTACGTTGGATATAGTCTAAAATATCTCTTTTGGTTACCCGCCCTTCTGAACCTGTACCTGGGATAGTTTCAAGTTCTGCCATAGAAATACCTTCGGTTTGGGCGATATTCAAAACTAAGGGGGAGTAGAAACGAGTAGCGTTATTTTGGGCTGTACTTTGCGTATGAGCTGCGTTAGACACAGGAATAACTACTTGGCTGCTTACATTTTGTATAGCTTGTTGAACTTCTTGTTCTATTTGTGCAGCAGGTGTAGTTTCTTCCTCTGCGGTTGCAATTAACGCTATGGTAGTACCTACTTGCACTACTTCGCCCTCTTTTGCTAAAATTTTTATGATTTTGCCTGCTACGGGTGCAGGAACTTCGGAGTCTACCTTATCGGTAGCAATTTCTAAGACCGTTTCATCTTGCTTTACGGTGTCGCCTTCTTTTTTTAGCCAACGTAGGATAGTGCCTTCCATGATACTTTCGCCCATTTTGGGCATTACCATTTCATAAGCCATAATACTTTCTTTTTATGCTCAAAAATACTTGAATTTATTCAATTTGTATAAAGAAAAGCCGAGTAAAATTTAGTCATAATTTTTTTCGTTTGATTTTCAGCATCTTGTAGCATGAAATAAAATTTTTGTAACTTTGCAACCAAAAAGTAAGTATAAATACCACGTTCTTTGAAAAAATGGGGATGACAGGACTTGACAGGTTGCGTGGTCAATACAAGGGCAAGCTGAGTTTTGAAAGTACACTCATTAAAGAAACTTTCAAAAAATAAACGGCAACTATTCTTATTCTGTAGCCGCCTAATTCAGCGAATTAGCCCGGCTACTGCTTCTCTGGAAGGTTGCCTGCACCTTCCACTTGAAGCATCGGTTTAAGCAGGATAGGCTATTTCTGTCCAAGGAATAGCTGAAACATTTTCGGACTGGCGACTATGCCGTTTGTTAGATTAGAGGCATAGGAGCGACATTAAAATCTAACTAAGCTTGTAGAACTTGTATTGAAAACCTTCGCTGGACGTGGGTTCGATTCCCACCATCTCCACAAAAATTTTACGGAACTTTTTAAGCCCTTTTTAAGAGGGCTTTTTTGTTTAAGTAAATTATTTTTTGGGCGTGCTCCTTTGCTGTGCAAGGGTCAGGGCATTCCGCACGCAGTCCGAAGCATGCCGACCTTTTGGGCATGAGCGCAGCAAAACGCCACAAGGGTACGCCGAAAAATTAAACTTTAGCTTTTGCACAAAATAAAAACAGGCTTAATATAAGTTTAATACCAATCCAATTGACTATCAAGCTAAAAAATACTTTTCGTACACCAAAAATCAACAAAATCAAATAAATTCCACTTGCATTTTTAAGATTAAGTACAGTTATTTGAAAGCTAATCAAGGATATTCATTTATGGAAAGTACAACCTTATTTGGTGGGATAGTTCAATATGAACATGAGCAAGTTATGCTTTGCTATGACAAGCATACAGGTTTAAAAGCTATCATTGCTATCCACAACACGATATTAGGTCCTGCATTAGGAGGAACAAGAATGTGGCCCTATGCTAATGAGTTAGAAGCTCTAGAAGATGTTCTACGACTATCAAGAGGAATGACCTACAAGGCTGCCCTAGCAGGACTGAATTTAGGCGGAGGTAAAGCAGTAATCATCGGAGACTCTCGAAAGGATAAAAGCGAAGCTTACATGCGCAGATATGGCAAATTTGTCCATAATCTCGGAGGAAAATACATTACCGCAGAAGATGTAGGGACTACCACCAAAGATATGGAGTACATCCGCATGGAAACTCCGTACGTAACAGGTATTCCCGAAAGCATG
It encodes the following:
- the mdh gene encoding malate dehydrogenase, with the translated sequence MTKVSIIGAGNVGATCANVIAHKELCKEIVLLDIKEGIAEGKALDMWQQAPIDYYDTYCIGCTNDYTKTANSDVVVITSGVPRKPGMSRDDLISVNADIVKSVTENVVKYSPNAIIIMVSNPLDVMTYHAYKVSGFPAHRVLGMAGILDTARYRAFIAEALNISPKDIQAVLMGGHGDTMVPLPRYTTVSGIPLTELLPQDKIDAIVERTKFGGGELVKLMGTSAWYAPGAAAAQMVEAILRDQRRIFPCCVYLQGQYGLNDIYVGVPAILGKNGVEQIIELQLTESEKALLHASAKAVKEQCEVLDKLSAVKG
- a CDS encoding 1-deoxy-D-xylulose-5-phosphate reductoisomerase; its protein translation is MKRVAILGSTGSIGTQALQVIQQHPDKLKAVVLTAGNNYALLIEQAKTFLPEYVVINDAHYEIVKQALRKLPIQVIAGKKGLKDVVTLESVDIVLTALVGFAGLEPTMQAIRHKKAIALANKETLVVAGELITKLCQAYQVDLIPVDSEHSAIFQCLVGEPRNNIEKIYLTASGGPFRGKKKKDLTHVTPQQALKHPNWSMGAKITIDSATLMNKGLEVIEAKWLFDLSPEQIDVIVHPQSIIHSIVQFKDGSMKAQMGLPDMKLPIQYALSYPQRWYNNFTRFNFFQYPNLTFESPDTETFSCLSLAIQALKTGGTAPCVLNAANEVAVNAFLHKKISFLQIPELIAQAMSDIPHIPHPSAEDLFNTDEQTRRQVQSWLN
- a CDS encoding 2-oxo acid dehydrogenase subunit E2 is translated as MMAYEMVMPKMGESIMEGTILRWLKKEGDTVKQDETVLEIATDKVDSEVPAPVAGKIIKILAKEGEVVQVGTTIALIATAEEETTPAAQIEQEVQQAIQNVSSQVVIPVSNAAHTQSTAQNNATRFYSPLVLNIAQTEGISMAELETIPGTGSEGRVTKRDILDYIQRKKEGKVTAAAATTTQTPTPSVENKPQTATLNTSYTSTAKSISGNVEIIEMDRMRKMIAEHMVRSKQTSPHVTSFIEVDVTNIVLWRDKVKNTFEKREGQKLTFTPIFIEAIARAIKDFPLINVSVDGDKIIVKKDINIGMAVAIGEHGTGGLIVPVIKNADEKSLVGLAKAVNDLAERGRKNKLTPDDLAGGTFTLTNVGTFGSLMGTPIINQPQVAILATGAIKKKPVVIETPQGDMIGIRQMMFLSLSYDHRVVDGALGGSFLKRVADYLENFDINRTI